One window of the Syntrophorhabdales bacterium genome contains the following:
- a CDS encoding AMP-binding protein: MNIAANLERSAFFFPDHPAISEGGIDTTYAQLNERANRVATALITLGIKPGHHVGLCAPNSTDWLAFYFGVLKSGAVAVTYSALLTSAELKLLVEHARPRFVLAGTERLGELEKLKSSAGLEKIICPDGDMDMAHLVNTGSGSFNALDRGRDDTAAILYTGGTTGIPKGVMLSHQNINVSAHNVAYSERSTENDRALCFLPFNHVFGQMHVMNATMLSAGCLEILPTFDLERVLEATGKGRITKLFAVPTVFTRLLTLENLRQKLGRVRYSFSAAASLPVEIIRQWTERAGFTISEGYGMTESASAVTYNHYYRHVVGSVGTPVHLVEVEIRDLKGNRLKQGEEGEICILGPNIMRGYLNNPEETRSVFWDDGWFRSGDIGVIDSDGYVFIVDRLKDMIITGGENVYPREVEEQLYARAEVAECAVIGLPDKEWGERVAAFIVPKQGQTVVPEEIKAFLKSRLSPFKVPKEYVSVSELPKSPAGKILKRELRKSVMEAKDAK, encoded by the coding sequence ATGAACATTGCTGCCAATCTCGAGAGATCTGCATTCTTCTTCCCCGATCACCCGGCAATCAGCGAAGGCGGGATCGATACGACATACGCGCAACTCAACGAGCGCGCCAATCGTGTGGCGACAGCTTTGATTACGTTGGGCATCAAGCCAGGCCACCACGTTGGCCTGTGCGCGCCGAACTCTACTGACTGGCTGGCATTCTACTTTGGCGTACTCAAGTCTGGAGCGGTGGCAGTCACGTACTCGGCTCTGTTGACGAGTGCTGAGTTGAAGTTGCTCGTCGAACACGCCAGGCCCCGTTTTGTACTGGCAGGAACAGAGAGGCTCGGTGAACTGGAGAAGTTGAAGAGCTCTGCCGGCCTGGAAAAGATCATATGCCCTGATGGCGACATGGACATGGCGCACCTGGTGAATACCGGATCGGGATCGTTCAACGCGCTCGATAGAGGGAGAGACGACACAGCAGCCATTCTCTATACAGGCGGCACCACAGGCATTCCTAAGGGCGTAATGCTGAGCCATCAGAATATCAACGTATCTGCCCACAACGTTGCCTACAGCGAACGATCGACGGAAAACGACAGAGCGCTTTGTTTTCTACCGTTCAATCATGTGTTTGGTCAGATGCATGTGATGAATGCAACCATGCTCAGCGCGGGATGTCTTGAGATATTGCCTACATTTGACCTGGAGCGGGTGCTCGAGGCAACAGGGAAAGGGCGTATTACCAAGCTCTTTGCAGTACCGACTGTCTTCACGAGACTTCTGACTCTTGAGAATCTGAGGCAGAAACTGGGCCGCGTACGGTACAGCTTTTCTGCCGCTGCCAGTCTGCCGGTAGAGATCATCAGACAGTGGACGGAACGCGCCGGTTTCACAATTTCTGAAGGGTACGGCATGACGGAGTCGGCGTCCGCAGTCACCTATAACCATTACTACAGGCATGTCGTAGGCTCGGTAGGGACCCCGGTCCACCTGGTGGAGGTCGAGATCAGGGATCTAAAAGGAAACCGCCTGAAGCAGGGGGAGGAAGGCGAGATCTGTATACTCGGTCCAAACATCATGAGAGGGTACCTGAATAATCCGGAAGAGACGCGATCCGTCTTCTGGGATGACGGATGGTTCCGTTCGGGTGATATAGGAGTGATTGACAGTGACGGTTATGTGTTCATCGTCGATCGGCTGAAGGATATGATTATCACGGGAGGTGAAAACGTATATCCTCGCGAAGTGGAAGAGCAGCTCTATGCCAGAGCGGAAGTGGCAGAGTGCGCGGTCATTGGTTTGCCTGACAAAGAGTGGGGTGAACGAGTTGCCGCTTTCATTGTGCCGAAGCAAGGCCAGACAGTCGTGCCCGAAGAAATAAAGGCTTTCCTGAAATCGCGTTTATCCCCCTTCAAAGTACCGAAGGAGTATGTCTCGGTCTCCGAACTTCCCAAGAGTCCGGCAGGGAAGATTCTCAAGAGAGAGCTGAGAAAAAGCGTGATGGAAGCTAAAGACGCCAAATAA
- a CDS encoding ABC transporter substrate-binding protein, whose amino-acid sequence MKKMLAVVATVTCLLFAAGALSMVWAQAKPYKIGFIVPLTGYLSWLGEYMKKGAEVRVEMINKAGGVNGRLVELVTYDDQSSPETATRHAQRLISSDGVVALMGTGTAVVSGAVSSVANKSKVPAVIQSGYALSEKETFTFNNAHPTDFAISRPMMYFQKKGISQVALLMPIGPLGELGSGIARKHAPTYKITIVGEEKFDVKAPDVTAQLAKLRTLKPQAIMAFTTGEPAALLARNMAQMGMNVPLVVSHGNATPGFLKLVAQTPTVVIVPSGKIMAIATLADNDPVKKVVVEFSKAYQAKYGEPANYYSGQQADAVALISEGVRVTKSDDPVKLRDALENIKNFAGCNGVYNMSPADHQGTRTEDMILLTVKDGKWAVLE is encoded by the coding sequence ATGAAAAAAATGCTTGCAGTTGTTGCGACAGTCACATGCCTGCTGTTTGCTGCAGGAGCCCTGAGCATGGTGTGGGCGCAAGCCAAGCCTTATAAGATAGGATTTATTGTGCCTCTTACCGGTTATCTCTCTTGGCTAGGCGAGTACATGAAGAAGGGGGCCGAGGTGAGGGTGGAGATGATCAATAAAGCGGGCGGAGTCAATGGCCGGCTGGTGGAGTTGGTGACTTATGATGATCAATCATCCCCGGAAACCGCCACACGCCATGCCCAGAGGCTTATCTCAAGCGATGGTGTGGTCGCCCTCATGGGAACCGGTACCGCAGTTGTGTCGGGTGCCGTATCATCCGTTGCCAATAAATCAAAAGTCCCTGCGGTGATCCAATCAGGATATGCCCTTTCCGAAAAGGAGACCTTCACGTTCAACAACGCACACCCGACGGATTTCGCCATCTCCCGTCCCATGATGTATTTCCAGAAAAAGGGGATCAGCCAGGTGGCGTTGCTCATGCCCATCGGCCCGCTGGGAGAACTGGGTTCCGGCATCGCGAGGAAGCACGCGCCCACGTATAAGATCACCATTGTGGGGGAGGAGAAGTTTGATGTCAAAGCACCGGACGTGACCGCACAACTCGCCAAGCTGCGTACCCTGAAACCGCAGGCGATCATGGCATTCACCACGGGCGAGCCCGCGGCGCTGCTCGCGCGGAACATGGCCCAGATGGGCATGAACGTACCTCTCGTCGTGAGCCACGGTAATGCAACGCCCGGTTTCTTGAAACTGGTTGCCCAGACACCGACCGTGGTCATTGTGCCGTCAGGCAAGATTATGGCAATCGCAACTCTTGCGGACAATGACCCGGTCAAGAAAGTGGTCGTCGAATTCTCAAAGGCCTACCAGGCGAAATACGGTGAGCCGGCGAACTATTACTCGGGACAGCAGGCGGATGCAGTCGCGCTGATTTCGGAAGGGGTGAGGGTTACGAAGTCTGACGACCCGGTGAAACTGCGCGATGCCCTCGAGAACATCAAGAACTTTGCCGGCTGCAACGGCGTGTACAACATGTCTCCTGCAGACCATCAGGGCACGCGCACGGAAGATATGATTCTCCTCACCGTGAAGGACGGTAAGTGGGCAGTTCTCGAGTAG